The Gossypium arboreum isolate Shixiya-1 chromosome 2, ASM2569848v2, whole genome shotgun sequence region aataatatttaaaatatatgtatataaaacagTAGAAAAggataagtatatatataataataataaatgacattaggataaaataaatataagtataaatatgataataataataatgataatgataataataataatatagtagtaataataaaagtaaaattaatagtaaattgataataataatgtacgttaataacaataataatatataaaggaTAGGAAATAATGAATGATAAAAAAATGacaataatatgataataaaaataatggtgATGGTAATAATGATTATAGTAAGAATATACAATACAAAGTATTAGAAGTAAATACATAAcacatacatattagaaataaacataataaaaaaacactattaataactatataaatatatataaatgatatagtttgaaaaacataaacataagatgatatgaaaataaaaataaaaatgatatagTATTAAAGTATATGcataacaataaaaatacaatattaaaatatatatacgagTAATAAAAATGTATAcagtattaaaaatatatacataataaaaatacaatatttaaaatatttacacaagatatgcataataatattaaaaataatacatgataatattaaaagtatgtacataacataaatatcatacatataatatctaaatatacatacatatatatatagtatttaaaaagaaatatacataatataacattGATATATAAATATGTGTGATATGGaacataatacatatatatttatagaatACATAGgtgtcataaaaaaataaaaacaataatagtaaaactattaataatactatataatatatataatatacatatatataagtaTGACAAAAATATAAcagtaattaaaatataatagcatgaataaaattaaaattaaagtaaaataatgAGAAAGAGTAGAAGAGGGACGAAAATCGAAGCAAAAACGAATTTTGGGGTGAAtttcaaagaaaacaaaaagaaaaacaaccAAATTGCAGCATGCGCATATCCTAGAAGTACTGAAAACACAATATTCCCCATCCTAAAAAGTAGCGTGTGGtcgaggaccaaattgaaaaaacgGGACATATTCCAGGGCCGAATTTAAAGTAGCAATAACTTGATTATAGAGACATGAAAAAGCGGAAAGGCTAAATGTGCAAATAGCCCTTCCGCTAAAAAAATGCGCGGATCCTCTTTTTAGGCGGGTAGGGTCGCAAGTTCCCTCTCCCTCACCCCCTAGCCAGAGTTAAAGTCCGGTGAACAAGGCGCCATATGCCCCGCCGGTCGCCGTCGCCGGCCACCGCACGCGGTGGCTAAATTCCTGAAGGTACGTTTtttgctttttttatttttttttatgtccTTATGATATATTGTATGTAGAGGTAAGCAAattcgaaaataaaataaaaaggaaaaaaataataaatagaaagaaaataataataatgtaatatcACCTTTTGTTTTAGattttgattcttgatatttcAACTTTTATTTTCCTGTTTCTTTGGTGTTGATTGGATCTCTGCTTTCTTTTGTGTTTAGATCTAAAAATTGTCAAatgctatttttttttatttgctcCAAAAAAAAATTCTTCTCCCTCTACAATGGTTTTAGTATGgcctttttatagccatttacaaactttattatatatatatacttaatgtcttttcttctttttgtaTGGCAAGCAAACGGTGGTGGAGGCAAGTGCTATTTGCACTATCAATGCAACTAAGGCAGTGGGATTAGGTGATTtagggtttctttttcttttttttttttgttttgggtatTGAGTTAATTGGGCTAGGGTTAGGTATTAGGTTTGGGTTTAGTGGGTCATTTGGTTTAATCTGGGCCtgcaaattgggcttgtacaatgCGTTTCAGCGCACTCGAACCCACATTCTCTTGCATTGGAAATAATGTCTATACCAATCGAACTGAGACTCAATcgacaaaaaataattttattttgaatgGCTAGGAATTTGAAATACTAATTATTGAAAGGGAAAGTTGGGACATATAGATAAGACAAATAGAGAGACGTGTGAAGTCAAGCCCTTGCTCCTTAAAACCAACTTACGTCTTTCTCATCACTCCttatcaaaaaaattaaaaagcaaaaatgaATGAGGGTAGATTAGGGACTGTTTGGATAGATATAAAGATTAGATTAAACTGTGGGAGTATTGCTAAGGATTTgaattaatttatggtttattattattatttaattgatgttACTTCATGTAATAACTCAttgatttttccttttcttttttaaaaaaaattgtcaaaTTAAGATGTTCAAATCTTTGAATCCATCGAATTTCGGTTTGACTTCAATTTGAGAGATTGATTTGCAATTAAAATATTCAGTTATAAAATGAATcgagttttcaattaaaattttgaaatcaacaccatttatcacaaaaatttaccaaaaatgtttttgaatttttaattatttcttacaGGATTGAATtgcatttttaaaattatatctgtttttttaaatgtatttattatatattttatttaatcttattaagataaatataatatataaaaatttgtaATATTTAGAGACAAGTCAAGTTAAAGTTTTAGGGTTGAGTTTAAATGTCAATGCAAGagatataaaaatcaaattaagatTTGAATTGTCTAAAAATCGATTCATTCTACTCTATTGTCATTCTTACTCGTACATCAAATTAAGATTCTAACTTGAATTAGTTAGGGAAaatgtatataaataaaaatgaattaataaaaacaaaccctTTTCCCCCTTAAGTCAAAAGGCTAAAGGTTAGGAATTTTCAATTTTAGCTTCACTTACTTAAAAAGGGTAAAATTTTGTCCGCCTTGTTTTTTTCATCAACAAGAGTTAAACTTGAGACCGAGGAAAAAAGAGGTAGTTAAGGTCTTGGACTCCTAAAATGGAACAATTTTGTTTTAATCccttcaaaatttataaaattataaattaatacattataaaattatagtttagtctaaaaaatataaaattttgatttaatccttccaaaaattataataatataaattaatataataataaaattatattttaactctcaTGAATATAAAACTTAATCTTAACCCATATAAAAGTTTCTAGCTTCGCCTCTTTTTGAGACATGGATATCCAAATCGATGGGATTCCATCTAAAAGATCTCGGTAAGGAACAATGGGTGAGGAAAAGGAAGcagaggaaaagaagaaaaaaagaggtATAGGAAAGTTCTTCAAAGGCCattcaaacacacacacacatacatacatatatatatatcgatgACTAGAATTATTGCTCTTTGACCTAGAAATAAATAAGCTTATCCCTTCGATTGATTCAAACTTATCAAAAGTAGACATTATCTCATAAGTATAACGATAGAGTTTGATGCAGAAACAATCCATGAAAAAAGATTTCAGTTTCATTTACAAATTTCAATCTCTTAAGCATATAATTTCCCCTATAATCAGCAAATTAACCATCTATATCCTTCTTAAAtcatactttaaaaaaaaaaaaaaagaaattaacgAGGATTCTTACAAGCACAGATCAACAAAGAAAACTCATGACCTCTACCTTTGTCACTATGTTCCAAACACCCACTTTTTTCTTCTAACCAAAGCCTGCTATCAAACCCACTCCTTGTCCTAAACATGAACACAGCTCTCCCATTTGTTTGCTTAAACACCCAATCATGCAAATCCCACATCATATCCACTAATAATCCATCCAAAAATATGATTTGATTCCCTCTAAAATTCCACTTCAATCTCTTCACTTGAAACACTTCCTTTTTATCAATACTTACACATAATTCCCCTCCATTACAACACTTTATTAAGATATCATGAGCCAACCCACTCTCACAAAACCTTGCCTTGGTGGAATAAACTGTGTTGGCTATAAAAGTTTCCGTCCTCGATATCAAGTTGAACGACGGGTCAGCCTTTTCGTGTTCTTCGTCTATGTTATCGCCGAGTATGAAACAGATGCGTGAGTCGACTAACACAATGAGTGAGTACTTACTGTTAGGTTCCGGTGATCCATTGATGAACTCGGCATTGGAAACATCCCAAATGACTTCAATCTCCGAATTACACGCTTTAAACCCTTTGTTACCTTTGTTGTTCTTCAAATGATAAGATTCGGAGATGCGGTTTAAGTTGTCACTAACTTTGATCGATAAGCCTTGGCTTATATTACACCATGTGAGGGTGATGAAAAGGTGTGTTTGGGGACTGGTTTTAGCTTTGTATATGCATGTTATAGTGTTTGGGGTTGAAGGAACATGGTTGGGTGATATATAAGCTTGATTAATTGAAGGCCATGAACAATAAGAATCTGATACTTTGATGGCTTTTTCAATGTAACAAGATGTTATGCTCCTCATTGTTTAAATGAAAACCCAGAAAGAAAATCgaaaaaggaaaaatgaaaatTCAGGAAAAAAATTTCCTCATTtttattggaaaaaaaaaaggaagatcgAAGGTCTTATTCTGTATGTAAATTCTCCCATGTGGAACTGTCTTTTCTAATTCATAGTTGCAGAAAAGACGAAAGGATGAACAGAAATCAACCGTAGCAATGAAAAGAGCCAAAAGGGAATCCCATTAAATACTGTTTTCTTAAGGTTTAAATATATTTAGGTCCCTTTActctttgaaattttgaaatttaatccttttacttttatttcaagTCTCAGATTTGGAAATCAAACTCCAACTGATAATTAATAAGGTTAAATTATGTTGTTAGACCctatattttgataaaatttgatatttagtctatgtatttaaaagttaaaaatcaaATCCTCctacttttttatttaaaaatctcaATCCTATTTGGCATGACATATAATTgacaaaaagtaaaaatattgttaacatattttaatgaaaattacaTATGACGATAATTATTGAACTAGGATTTTTTAGGCTAAAAAAAGTAAGAGGGTTAAATCTCAAGTTAAAAAACTACAAGGactaacaacatattttaacCATTCAATAACTAATGTCCAATTAATAACACATAATCAAGTTAATAGTATTATCAAATAGGATTCCTACAATTAAAAAGAGAGAGACTAATAGTGGGTTTGGATGGGCGGTAATATGCGATACAGTGCATTTAGTTTTTCCTTATCTCACACTATAGTACCGTTATAGTATTTAATTTTATCGTCACTGCTATTTTTACACTAACAACAAGTAAACGGGTCGTTCATCCAAATTCACCCTAAATTTCAAAAGTTTGAAAAGTAAAGTAACTAGATGCATATATTAGATGTTTTCGTAACCTTAAAGCAAAGACCATTGCCCAATTTGTTGTTTAGCTTCATGTGCTTTATTCATTAGATTAATTAAGAATCTAATTAAATTAACATCAAGTAACTCTCGACATGGTCCCATATTATAAGAAAATAATGTAAAGGGAAAATGTCAAAACAGATAACCTAATTACATAATACATGACATGAATATGACATTAACAGAAATTAAAATACCATATAATAGTGGGTGAATGGGATTATTACTGAAGTTTAAAGGTCAAGTTAGAGCCATAAAAACAAGAGGAATTTGATTTAATATACACTTGAACAGACACATGGGATTGTGGGCTGACTTTGAATGCTATTGGATAACATGGGCTTGGATTGATGGTGATGATGGTGATCATGATGATATGATGATGAGTTTTGGCCCCACTAATTAAAAATCTGTCTTCAGATTCACCTACTACACAGCTAAAGATGACAATGACTAAAAAGGATATACCCCCATAACCCTAGCCATCCTCTCCTAAACTTCATTTACAAATtgaattttcattttcttttatacAACTCACACTAGTAGAGAGAGTAAATTATTGCCTAGGTAACTTTACAACTCAAACCTACTATTTGGGTAAAGAGGTAAACACCCTTTGCCAATAGGTAAAATGTTAAAGTTTGTATTTTTGTTATACAATTTTTACTATTATCCATGGCTCCCAAACTCGTAAATTGGGATGGACATAATTAAGTTTTGTATTCTTTTTAgagctaaaatgtaatttcatcatTGTATTagcttatatttttataattttaaaaaattaaattaaaattttattattttggagGTAAAGTCTAATTTGACTATTTACtcatttgtaattttataaaatataaaagaccAATGtgataaatttttcaattttagggGGGTTGGCCTTGCCAATCTCACTTGGGGTCATCTTTGCTCGAACCCATATGGTGTCAGCTTTGCTCGAACCCATATCTTCCTTGTTGCCATAACAATGGTTGGGAGAAAACTCACATActatacaattaaaaataatctaaattgattttttttaaaaatatatttaaattgagTTTAGGGGTAAGCTTAATtcgaaaaatttgataaaaattttaaattttgaattaaatagtttaagttatttgagttaatcaaattaTTCGGATCCACTCGAATAAAAATTTAAGTTTTccggtttaactcgaatatgaattacacaattcgagttatttgaaaatctgaataagaaaaggtaaaactacgtcgttttgataaatatttacattttctaaagttaaaagtcaaaaccattaagttaaaaaGCAAAACCACATCGTTTTGGTAAAtatttactcattaagttaaaaggcagaaccgttatattatttatgtagttaaataatcttatgcctcgtctactagttaaataatttgtccatgtaaacgcaacattgagtataaataataagattcgttaactcgactcgactcgaaatttttttactcgattcAAGTCGACTCAATCGAATACTCATCCCTAATTTAGTTTTTAACTTTTGAGAagggttaaaatgtaaaattttcatttaacaaAAAAgctaaaaagattaaattaaattattaacatttaaaaggattaaaattaaaattatatcttttaacaaaaaataatttttttaaaaattcatattcaaaattcataattaaccctCCAATAATAATTTCTCCATAGTTGAAATCTTTATTCTCAATATACCTTACCTTGATAAAGATTTCCCATTTCTGATGAAAGAAAATCTACATGACAAGACATAAGAATTTTTAACATCCTTAAATGGTAAAGCAAGTGTCATTTATTGTAATAATAACTACATGATAAAAGCTCACCTGTTTTTAAGTGAAGCTGAAATTAATTATCAAGTGTAAATTAGGAGATATTTAATGGGAAATTAACTAACCAAGGACATGGCAGATGGCCAATAGTTTGGACATCATTAAAGACAAACATGAAACAAAATCTGTTAAAAGAAAACACACTTAATTCAGTGACAGATAAGAAGGAAAGTTTAGATAAAAAAGATTCCCCAAAGGAATCATCTTGGAGACGACTACATTTATCCTGAAAAATACAGACAAATATAAGTTATTTTATTTAGGATTTAAtcttagtatttttattttaaaattttaatttttataattttcggattttaaaatttagattcatTTGTTAATAAAGTTGAGCTTTTTATTGTGTATAGAAACTAAATTcttgataataaaatataaagattaaattttaaatttatgaaaagtataagaACTCACAGAGGTGGATTTAGGAGGGCCTTGaccctttaaattttttaaaaattttaaattagtaaagaaaaACTGCACTTTGCccctttaaaaatgataaaaatttgatttaatctttttaaaaattataaaaatatagacaaTTTAATTTTGACCCCCTAAAATTTTTTCCTAGTTTCGCCCCAAGGACTCAGATATTATACTAAAGTTTAATCATGTAGGTTGTGTTGATTTTGGGTTGAAAAAAATTTAGGCTAAATCTATTCTAGTTACAAATcttcaaataattttgaattcgGATTGTTTTGGGTTTAAATTATTTGGGGTTCGTATCATTAGAATTTGTTATTTGTTTGTCGGGCAAGGTAATTTCAAGTTCCTCATTTAAGTTTAGCACTTAAATTTAGGTTATTTTGAGTTCATATCATTCTAAATTTAGATCATTTTCAAGTTTAAGTtatgtaaattttttaataataaatcgAGTTTAAATTCTGATTAATCAAATTGAATTTTCGAATACATGTATATAATTACCACACATAACGGATTAAGTCGCtatcataattttattttctcATATTTGGGTTCAATTTCACAAGGTTACCCAACCTCCTAATTAAAACCAAATTTAGACAAAGAAATTTATGGCAAGCCATAAAGACAAAGAAAGCAACTTCCAACCTCTCTCTTTTTGTGTTCTAAAACAAGAGAGTTTGGTACCAACTTATCTAATTGTTAGACACTGTTACATCTCCATCCCAACCACTTTGAAACTATGTCTTGCAGGGTTGAATTTCATGTTCCAAATTTTGTACTTTTTTCTTTAAGATATTAGTGAAAGAAAAAATCATTTTTTAGAGTGAGTTTGGATAGGTAGTGCGTTTACCTGCGATTAGTGTAAAAACAATGgtagcggtgagattagatactgtagcgatACTGTAGTATAAGACAAAAAGTAAACTAAACATACGGCACCGCACCCAATCATCTATCTaaaattaagctttgatttcttTTTATCTTTAACTACAATCACCAAACCTTCACCTTATTGCACTAAAATGGTTAATTAAATACCTAACCCTAACACCATCTTCAAATTCGTCAACTATCATATAAAATGTAAATTATATGAGTGCATTAGGCTCCATGGGCACGACTGCCTTAAAAAGGAAGTAATTACATTAATTTCTGGTTCTTGAATTTGGTAATTTAGTCCACTTTGacatatgtattttttttttggtacCTGACCTTGACAACTAGATTTATTTTGGTCCTTAAACTTGGATTCCTTCAAAATTTGATGATGACTAGTATTCTTTGAACATGACTGGATCAGTTAGTTGGACCAATTGGATTGAGAACCGATTGCATTACTAGTCCAAAAAAAAAGGTTGAACTGATTGAATCGGAAATTACTTGAAACAGGTAAAAATTGAAATCTAAGACAAAAATTAGCAGTTGAACcggtttaatattttttttatttttaattatttatttaatttttgttggTTTAGCAATTGAATTGATCAAATTAATTGAATCGAGAACCAGTGGtctaacttattcaatcattgaTCTGGTTATTAGAACACTGTATATGACACTCCAAAATTGTATCGCGTCATCACctgaaaaattatataaaatttttaattttcaaaagatGATGTGGCACAATCTCACAGACCACGACATCAAacttttaatgtttttgaaagAAATCATCGAActtcaaaaaatttcaagtttAATGACCAAAATAAATCTAGTTGCTAAGTTCATGTACCAAAGTGAACCTAGTTGCCAAGTTTAAAGGCCAAAGATTATATTATCCCTACATAAAAATAGGGTAAATGGTTCACAAATACGCGATCAAATCCTAGATCTCATGCTAATAAACTTGAAACCCATACAAATTTACCTTTGAACCAATGACGTGAATGGTTTACTTATTCTTATAACTATCCTTAAAAGACTCAactgttaaattttattttttcaaacttgtgaatttttaaaaatgtttaatATATCATTCGGTACTCGAGTTTGATATTTGTTTCTAATATAGTACATGTGTTATTTCTTTGTCCAATCTAATACTTGTATTTGACAAAAGTTATTATTTTGGTACATAAAGATAACAATgttaatttttagtatttaatttagGGCTTGGGTTTAATTTGATGAAAACTTATAGCTAATATCATTAGGTTTGAATTTTTCATACTtttgttaataataaatatagtgtcaattatgaatttatttaattttgcatTTAATTTGTTAAATACAAACTGATTGATGTGATTTAAACtgtgttttaaggtttatttgataaaagttaattgctaattttattagctaattatgaattttcatcaaattaattttaaaaccaaattaaacactaaaaagttaACACAATTACCTTTAGGTACCAAAATGCGTAACTTTTTTCAAATTCAAGTAACACATTAGAAAAAATGTCAAACTCAAATACCGAATTAtgtattaaaaatttcaaaagttcATAAAAATTTGACTTGTAAATAAAAATTTGACTTGTAAAAAGAAGTTACaagtaaatttacaaaataaaatatgttCAAATAACTATaactaaaaattattataatatacgAACAAACTAAAACTGGAATATATATCTGACCAAGAATGGGTTGCAAATGAAGTgcaataaatatgaaaaatttgaccACAATAAGAGGAGTTGCAGAGGGGAAGTCGGCCGAAACCCTCTAGTAAGTCATCTGCCTTGAACACTTAGCTTCATTACTTTACTTTTCATATTGTTTGGTAGATGGCTTGACTTGTTCATGTAGGTCACAAGACACAATTGGTGTTCATAACCAACATATGCTGCCAACTCATCAAGAAGTTGCCCCAAGAGAAAAGCTTCTATTCAAGAAAAAACTAGCTGGACAACCAACCCCTGTTAAATAGATGTCTTCTACTGAAGAGTCGTCTGTTTCAGACCCATTAATGACCCCTTATCGATTAAGCTTTATCCAATACTAGTAAATCAAACTTGCAAGATGGAAGTTTATTTTGTTAACTGTTTTGAGCTTATTGTGTAAATTTGTCTATTATTGTTATTGATTTCTAAACTTAGGCAGATAGCTACATTCTTTTTTGTAAAATTTCCTACAATTCAGCTGAGTTCAATTGTATTGAATTGTAGGAAACTTTGGAAATAGTTTGGCATTCTAAGCATATGTAGTTACAAGGCATATAGGATGATCTTGTTTTTTTGTAAACAATTTGGCCTTACTTAATAAATGAATTACAATGTTTTGTAATGTTTTATGCTTTTGTTTCATTTGTACAAAATATCTTTGTTATTTTCAATCCATATTATAAAGAAAAATCAAAGATTCCATAAATTAAACTTTCCAACATCCATTACATAAAGCAAATTAATTACAAATAACATACTTTTAACTCACACCTTAAACCCCTTCTTGTATTTAACACTGCCTCCACCAATGTTTCTGAACAATACCAATGTCCATCAAACTATTGATCTAGAAGAAACCATAAGTTGGTTTTTTATTTCACCAACCACAACAAAATTACAAATAACAGCACCATCAACCATATTTTTCTCTCATTCCTTCTTGCGTCCTCCACTGTCCTGACTTTTTTCAAAACACCCAACACCACAATTCGTGAACGGGTCAATGGTGAATCAAACCAGGTGAAAAAATGACATGCATTTTGAAACCCAATCACATACTTCTTGCACCCAAAGAACCTCCTACCTGGGTTGTCATTGGACCAAGAAGTCCTTAAATTGGCTATGTTTCCACAGTAGCACATCGGATTCAAAGTGGGTATTTCcatttcttctcttcttcttctcgCTAGGGTTCTTCTATTTAGTTAGTAATCCTTATAAACTGATAAAAGGATCCAATGCATCCGGTCATGTCCAATGTGGCACTCTAACGGGCCACGTTAGCTGTCCACTACATCTGTAACGGAAAATGGGCTCAGGTGACTGATTTGTCACTTTTCGTAAATGTTAGTGACTGATTTGTCACTTTTAAAAGTTTAGTGACTACAATGTTATTTTAATCAAAGTTTAGTGATTATTAGTGCACCTTTCCCTTAAATAAATGGATGTGAAGTCAAAAGGGTAAGATAGAAAAGCCCTTTTGTAGTCCAATAAGAAAGGGAATAGAAATTGGGCTTTTGCAGGACCTTTCATCTCATTGGTCTCTATTCATTTTATAAAATTCCAATCCATCTAAATTATTTTCAAGCAAAAAGTATTCATTTTATAAAATTCCAATCCATCTAAATTATTTTCAAGCAAAAAatgggataaatctcaaaattatatatgaactttgatttaatgtgcaatttgatacataaattttgatttgatacaaTTATACATATGAACCTTTGATTTTTGTTCAAATGTAtacatgaaactttaattttgattcaagaaTACacgtttaaagaaataaatatatcaatttattttatcttggataaatataatttatttgtatatgtaagaagtaaacataaaataatagtatatcaataattgtattaataatttataataattggatcaaatcaaaatttcatgtacaAAGTTGCATATTacatcaaagttcatgtataattttgagatttatccgtaaaaattgatccaaataaaattttgaaatatgatcAAATTAGGTCTAACAATTTCATGTATtgcatacgtatatatatatatatatatatatatataaattttaatatatcaataagtgtattttgatttaattctaTCATTTTTGAAGTGTGTAGATCCGATCAGTTATAACTTAAATCCTTATCCAAAATCAATTCCATGAACTCTTTTTCTCTATTTCAGTAAATAgatcttaaaattttaggttagaACTTCAAATCTCTAATCCCATCCCATAAACTTTTATCCAACCTTTCAATACTTAATTATGAATTTCAtccatttattttatgaaaattaaaaatgtttgtctttttattttatttatcgaATTTAGCTTTTACACttctataaaaaataaaaaaaagtagtATAATTCAATAATGTTATTAACCGTTAAATAGTTGACCTGAAAATTAATAGTTTAATAGATTATATGTgagaaattaataaaaataaatcattcaaatttATGAGTATACCAATAATTGGACTAAATTTTCAATTTCcgtaaaatataagaataaattAAGACAATTAAAGTTTAGAAACTAGCTTTGCAATTTTCATAGGGATTCATAATCAGACCAACATTTAGTTCAACAAGGTATATGCAAGTTCGAagtttttagatttatcaacAATTGGACTAAATtatcttaaatttaaaataaaagaaacaactTTTTA contains the following coding sequences:
- the LOC108465042 gene encoding uncharacterized protein LOC108465042; translation: MRSITSCYIEKAIKVSDSYCSWPSINQAYISPNHVPSTPNTITCIYKAKTSPQTHLFITLTWCNISQGLSIKVSDNLNRISESYHLKNNKGNKGFKACNSEIEVIWDVSNAEFINGSPEPNSKYSLIVLVDSRICFILGDNIDEEHEKADPSFNLISRTETFIANTVYSTKARFCESGLAHDILIKCCNGGELCVSIDKKEVFQVKRLKWNFRGNQIIFLDGLLVDMMWDLHDWVFKQTNGRAVFMFRTRSGFDSRLWLEEKSGCLEHSDKGRGHEFSLLICACKNPR